A single region of the Lacerta agilis isolate rLacAgi1 chromosome 9, rLacAgi1.pri, whole genome shotgun sequence genome encodes:
- the PDS5A gene encoding sister chromatid cohesion protein PDS5 homolog A isoform X6 — MLHLPELHEGPVEDCGEGNFITSSTRMDFPSTQPKPPADGKIIFYPPGVKEITDKITNDEVVKRLKMVVKTFMDMDQDSEDEKQQYLPLALHLASEFFLRNPNKDVRLLVACCLADIFRIYAPEAPYTSHDKLKDIFLFITRQLKGLEDTKSPQFNRYFYLLENLAWVKSYNICFELEDCNEIFIQLFRTLFSVINNSHNQKVQMHMLDLMSSIIMEGDGVTQELLDSILINLIPAHKNLNKQAFDLSKVLLKRTVQTIEPCIANFFNQVLVLGKSSVSDLSEHIFDLIQELFAVDPNLLLSVMPQLEFKLKSNDGEERLAVVRLLAKLFGSKDSDLATQNRPLWQCFLGRFNDIHVPVRLESVKFASHCLMNHPDLAKDLTEYLKVRSHDPEEAIRHDVIVTIITAGKRDLSLVNDQLLGFVRERTLDKRWRVRKEAMMGLAQLYKKYCLHAEAGKDAAEKVSWIKDKLLHIYYQNSIDDKLLVEKIFAQYLVPHNLETEERMKCLYYLYASLDPNAVKALNEMWKCQNMLRSHVRELLDLHKQPTSEANSAAMFGKLMTIAKNLPDPGKAQDFVKKFNQVLGDDEKLRSQLELLISPTCSCKQADVCVREIARKLANPKQPTNPFLEMVKFLLERIAPVHIDSEAISALVKLMNKSIEGTADDEEEGVSPDTAIRSGLELLKVLSFTHPTSFHSAETYESLLQCLRMEDDKVAEAAIQIFRNTGHKIETDLPQIRSTLIPILHQKAKRGTPHQAKQAVHCIHAIFSNKEVQLAQIFEPLSRSLNADVPEQLITPLVSLGHISMLAPDQFASPMKSVVANFIVKDLLMNDRSTGEKNGKLWSPDEEVSPEVLAKVQAIKLLVRWLLGMKNNQSKSANSTLRLLSAMLVSEGDLTEQKRISKSDMSRLRLAAGSAIMKLAQEPCYHEIITPEQFQLCALVINDECYQVRQIFAQKLHKALVKLLLPLEYMAIFALCAKDPVKERRAHARQCLLKNISIRREYIKQNPMANEKLLSLLPEYVVPYMIHLLAHDPDFTKPQDVDQLRDIKECLWFMLEVLMTKNENNSHAFMKKMTESIRLTRDGQSPDEPKANEKLYTVCDVALCVINSKSALCNAESPKDPVLPTKFFTQPEKDFCNERNYISEEMRVLLLTGKPKPTGVLGAVNKPLSATGRRPYIRSAGSETGSNNSVNSELSSPAGNRSREQSSDISETGVSENDENPVRIISVTPAKIEPVKNKEINSDQATQGNVSTERGKKRTATAAGAENIHQKSEEKKTDESGQPAPPKPRRGRPPKSESQGTMAKNAETSKPSGRGRKRAAPSQEGPGSLEASNAKAPKQQDAPKKAVPAQRQIDLQRSKVLGSDGESVLEIESSPGYSPSEMDLFKLCDTEDTGSQEDTEETELTERGFLKVKRKLICEGRKRRAK; from the exons ATGGTAGTGAAAACGTTTATGGACATGGACCAGGATTCAGAAGATGAGAAACAACAATATCTCCCGTTAGCCTTGCACCTTGCATCAGAATTCTTCCTCAGGAATCCCAATAAAGATGTCCGTCTCCTTGTAGCATGTTGCTTGGCTGATATCTTTCGAATTTATGCCCCAGAAGCACCATATACTTCCCATGACAAACTCAAG GATATATTCTTGTTTATTACAAGACAGTTAAAAGGATTGGAGGATACAAAGAGCCCCCAATTTAACAGATACTTCTACTTACTAGAG AATTTAGCTTGGGTTAAATCTTACAACATCTGCTTTGAGTTGGAAGATTGCAATGAAATTTTTATCCAGCTTTTTAGGACTCTCTTTTCAGTTATCAA CAATAGCCACAACCagaaagtacaaatgcacatgcTAGATTTGATGAGTTCTATCATCATGGAAGGAGATGGAGTTACTCAAGAACTATTGGACTCAATTCTTATCAACCTCATCCCTGCCCACAAG AACCTTAATAAACAGGCATTTGATCTTTCAAAAGTCCTGTTGAAAAGGACGGTCCAGACCATTGAGCCATGCATTGCCAAT TTTTTTAACCAGGTCCTGGTACTAGGAAAGTCTTCTGTAAGTGACTTGTCAGAGCATATATTTGATCTAATTCAGGAGCTTTTTGCTGTTGATCCTAATTTATTGCTGTCCGTCATGCCACAGCTTGAGTTCAAACTGAAG AGCAACGACGGAGAGGAACGTTTAGCTGTTGTTCGTCTTTTAGCTAAGCTTTTTGGTTCTAAGGATTCTGACCTCGCAACACAGAACCGTCCCCTTTGGCAGTGCTTTCTTGGCCG ATTTAATGATATCCATGTTCCTGTGAGATTAGAAAGCGTGAAATTTGCAAGCCATTGTTTAATGAACCATCCAGATTTAGCAAAAGACCTCACTG AGTACTTAAAGGTTAGATCACATGATCCAGAAGAAGCCATTCGACACGATGTCATTGTTACAATAATAACGGCTGGCAAGAGGGACCTCTCTTTAGTCAATGACCAGTTACTTGGCTTTGTCAGAGAGAGAACACTGGACAAGAGG tggCGAGTTAGAAAAGAAGCAATGATGGGTCTTGCCCAGCTGTACAAGAAATACTGTCTTCATGCCGAAGCTGGAAAAGATGCAGCAGAGAAAGTGAGCTGGATAAAGGATAAACTTTTGCACATATATTACCAGAATAGCATTGATGACAA ATTATTGGTGGAGAAAATCTTTGCTCAGTATCTTGTTCCACATAACTTGGAAACAGAAGAGCGGATGAAGTGCTTATATTATTTGTATGCTAGCTTAGACCCAAATGCTGTTAA GGCACTGAATGAAATGTGGAAATGCCAGAACATGCTTAGGAGTCACGTGCGGGAGCTACTCGATTTGCACAAGCAACCCACT TCAGAAGCAAACAGTGCTGCTATGTTTGGAAAGCTGATGACCATAGCAA AAAATCTTCCTGATCCTGGGAAGGCACAAGACTTTGTGAAAAAGTTCAATCAGGTTCTTGGTGATGATGAGAAGCTTCGTTCTCAGCTTGAACTATTAATCAGTCCTACCTGCTCCTGTAAGCAAGCAGATGTCTGTGTG AGGGAGATTGCACGGAAACTTGCTAATCCTAAACAGCCAACCAATCCTTTCCTGGAGATGGTAAAATTCCTTTTGGAAAGAATTGCCCCTGTACACATTGACTCAGAAGCCATCAG TGCATTAGTAAAGCTGATGAATAAATCAATAGAAGGGACAGCTGATGATGAAGAGGAGGGTGTAAGCCCCGATACTGCTATTCGTTCAGGGCTTGAACTTCTCAAG GTTCTGTCTTTCACACATCCTACCTCGTTCCACTCTGCAGAGACGTATGAATCTCTCCTGCAGTGCCTCAGGATGGAAGATGATAAAGTAGCAGAGGCAGCCATTCAGATATTCAGAAACACTGGGCACAAAATAGAAACTGATCTGCCCCAGATAAGATC AACCCTTATTCCTATTTTGCATCAGAAAGCAAAGAGAGGAACACCTCACCAAGCAAAACAAGCTGTCCACTGTATACATGCCATATTTTCAAATAAAGAAGTCCAGCTTGCACAGATTTTTGAG cctCTAAGTAGAAGTTTGAATGCTGATGTTCCAGAGCAACTTATAACACCATTAGTTTCTTTGGGTCACATTTCCATGTTGGCACCAGACCAGTTTGCATCACCAATGAAATCCGTAGTTGCAAATTTCATTGTAAAAGATCTCCTGATGAATGACAGG TCTACAGGTGAGAAAAATGGGAAATTGTGGTCCCCGGATGAAGAGGTTTCTCCAGAAGTTCTAGCAAAG GTTCAAGCAATTAAACTTCTAGTACGTTGGCTTTTGGGTATGAAAAATAACCAATCAAAATCTGCAAATTCAACACTCCGGTTACTATCAGCTATGTTGGTCAGTGAAGGAGACTTGACAGAACAGAAGAGAATTAG CAAATCTGATATGTCGCGTCTACGTCTGGCTGCTGGCAGTGCCATAATGAAGCTTGCACAGGAGCCCTGTTATCACGAAATTATTACCCCAGAGCAATTCCAACTCTGTGCATTGGTCATTAAC GATGAATGTTACCAGGTGAGGCAGATATTTGCTCAGAAGCTGCATAAAGCACTGGTAAAATTACTGCTCCCATTGGAGTACATGGCAATATTTGCATTGTGTGCCAAAGACCCCGTAAAAGAAAGGAGAGCACATGCAAGACAGTGCTTACTTAAAAATATAAGTATACGGCGAGAGTACATTAAACAGAAccccatggccaatg AAAAGCTGCTATCCCTGCTGCCTGAATATGTGGTACCATACATGATTCACCTGCTGGCACATGATCCAGATTTTACAAAACCTCAAGATGTTGATCAGCTTCGTGATATCAAAGA GTGCCTTTGGTTCATGCTGGAAGTCTTAATGACAAAAAACGAAAACAACAGTCATGCCTTCATGAAAAAGATGACAGAAAGTATCAGACTTACGCGGGATGGACAGTCTCCAGATGAGCCAAAAGCCAATGAA aaactCTATACTGTATGTGATGTGGCCCTGTGTGTAATCAACAGCAAAAGTGCTTTATGTAATGCAGAGTCTCCAAAGGATCCTGTATTGCCAACCAAATTTTTTACACAACCTGAAAAG gattttTGCAATGAAAGGAATTATATTTCGGAAGAGATGAGAGTTCTTCTCTTAACCGGAaag CCCAAACCAACTGGTGTATTAGGTGCTGTAAATAAACCTTTATCTGCAACTGGAAGGAGACCATATATCCGAAGCGCAGGATCAGAAACTGGAAGCAATAATAGCGTAAACTCTGAACTAAGCTCTCCTGCAGGAAACAGATCAAG AGAGCAGAGCTCAGACATATCAGAAACTGGTGtcagtgaaaatgatgaaaatcCAGTGAGAATTATTTCTGTCACTCCAGCAAAAATAGAACCTGTAAAGAACAAG GAGATAAACTCTGATCAGGCAACGCAAGGAAATGTTAGCACTGAGCGTGGGAAGAAAAGAACTGCAACAGCCGCTGGAGCAGAAAATATTCATCAAAagtcagaagaaaaaaaaacagatgaGTCGGGCCAGCCTGCCCCTCCCAAACCAAGGAGAGGACGTCCTCCCAAGTCTGAATCTCAGGGCACCATGGCAAAAAATGCTGAAACAAGTAAACCGTCTGGTAGGGGGCGGAAAAGGGCAGCACCCAGCCAGGAAGGTCCAGGGAGTTTAGAGGCAAGCAATGCCAAAGCACCAAAACAGCAAGATGCACCGAAAAAAGCAGTACCAGCACAGAGACAGATTGATCTACAAAG aagcaagG
- the PDS5A gene encoding sister chromatid cohesion protein PDS5 homolog A isoform X7: MLHLPELHEGPVEDCGEGNFITSSTRMDFPSTQPKPPADGKIIFYPPGVKEITDKITNDEVVKRLKMVVKTFMDMDQDSEDEKQQYLPLALHLASEFFLRNPNKDVRLLVACCLADIFRIYAPEAPYTSHDKLKDIFLFITRQLKGLEDTKSPQFNRYFYLLENLAWVKSYNICFELEDCNEIFIQLFRTLFSVINNSHNQKVQMHMLDLMSSIIMEGDGVTQELLDSILINLIPAHKVCKNLNKQAFDLSKVLLKRTVQTIEPCIANFFNQVLVLGKSSVSDLSEHIFDLIQELFAVDPNLLLSVMPQLEFKLKSNDGEERLAVVRLLAKLFGSKDSDLATQNRPLWQCFLGRFNDIHVPVRLESVKFASHCLMNHPDLAKDLTEYLKVRSHDPEEAIRHDVIVTIITAGKRDLSLVNDQLLGFVRERTLDKRWRVRKEAMMGLAQLYKKYCLHAEAGKDAAEKVSWIKDKLLHIYYQNSIDDKLLVEKIFAQYLVPHNLETEERMKCLYYLYASLDPNAVKALNEMWKCQNMLRSHVRELLDLHKQPTSEANSAAMFGKLMTIAKNLPDPGKAQDFVKKFNQVLGDDEKLRSQLELLISPTCSCKQADVCVREIARKLANPKQPTNPFLEMVKFLLERIAPVHIDSEAISALVKLMNKSIEGTADDEEEGVSPDTAIRSGLELLKVLSFTHPTSFHSAETYESLLQCLRMEDDKVAEAAIQIFRNTGHKIETDLPQIRSTLIPILHQKAKRGTPHQAKQAVHCIHAIFSNKEVQLAQIFEPLSRSLNADVPEQLITPLVSLGHISMLAPDQFASPMKSVVANFIVKDLLMNDRSTGEKNGKLWSPDEEVSPEVLAKVQAIKLLVRWLLGMKNNQSKSANSTLRLLSAMLVSEGDLTEQKRISKSDMSRLRLAAGSAIMKLAQEPCYHEIITPEQFQLCALVINDECYQVRQIFAQKLHKALVKLLLPLEYMAIFALCAKDPVKERRAHARQCLLKNISIRREYIKQNPMANEKLLSLLPEYVVPYMIHLLAHDPDFTKPQDVDQLRDIKECLWFMLEVLMTKNENNSHAFMKKMTESIRLTRDGQSPDEPKANEKLYTVCDVALCVINSKSALCNAESPKDPVLPTKFFTQPEKDFCNERNYISEEMRVLLLTGKPKPTGVLGAVNKPLSATGRRPYIRSAGSETGSNNSVNSELSSPAGNRSREQSSDISETGVSENDENPVRIISVTPAKIEPVKNKEINSDQATQGNVSTERGKKRTATAAGAENIHQKSEEKKTDESGQPAPPKPRRGRPPKSESQGTMAKNAETSKPSGRGRKRAAPSQEGPGSLEASNAKAPKQQDAPKKAVPAQRQIDLQR, translated from the exons ATGGTAGTGAAAACGTTTATGGACATGGACCAGGATTCAGAAGATGAGAAACAACAATATCTCCCGTTAGCCTTGCACCTTGCATCAGAATTCTTCCTCAGGAATCCCAATAAAGATGTCCGTCTCCTTGTAGCATGTTGCTTGGCTGATATCTTTCGAATTTATGCCCCAGAAGCACCATATACTTCCCATGACAAACTCAAG GATATATTCTTGTTTATTACAAGACAGTTAAAAGGATTGGAGGATACAAAGAGCCCCCAATTTAACAGATACTTCTACTTACTAGAG AATTTAGCTTGGGTTAAATCTTACAACATCTGCTTTGAGTTGGAAGATTGCAATGAAATTTTTATCCAGCTTTTTAGGACTCTCTTTTCAGTTATCAA CAATAGCCACAACCagaaagtacaaatgcacatgcTAGATTTGATGAGTTCTATCATCATGGAAGGAGATGGAGTTACTCAAGAACTATTGGACTCAATTCTTATCAACCTCATCCCTGCCCACAAGGTTTgcaaa AACCTTAATAAACAGGCATTTGATCTTTCAAAAGTCCTGTTGAAAAGGACGGTCCAGACCATTGAGCCATGCATTGCCAAT TTTTTTAACCAGGTCCTGGTACTAGGAAAGTCTTCTGTAAGTGACTTGTCAGAGCATATATTTGATCTAATTCAGGAGCTTTTTGCTGTTGATCCTAATTTATTGCTGTCCGTCATGCCACAGCTTGAGTTCAAACTGAAG AGCAACGACGGAGAGGAACGTTTAGCTGTTGTTCGTCTTTTAGCTAAGCTTTTTGGTTCTAAGGATTCTGACCTCGCAACACAGAACCGTCCCCTTTGGCAGTGCTTTCTTGGCCG ATTTAATGATATCCATGTTCCTGTGAGATTAGAAAGCGTGAAATTTGCAAGCCATTGTTTAATGAACCATCCAGATTTAGCAAAAGACCTCACTG AGTACTTAAAGGTTAGATCACATGATCCAGAAGAAGCCATTCGACACGATGTCATTGTTACAATAATAACGGCTGGCAAGAGGGACCTCTCTTTAGTCAATGACCAGTTACTTGGCTTTGTCAGAGAGAGAACACTGGACAAGAGG tggCGAGTTAGAAAAGAAGCAATGATGGGTCTTGCCCAGCTGTACAAGAAATACTGTCTTCATGCCGAAGCTGGAAAAGATGCAGCAGAGAAAGTGAGCTGGATAAAGGATAAACTTTTGCACATATATTACCAGAATAGCATTGATGACAA ATTATTGGTGGAGAAAATCTTTGCTCAGTATCTTGTTCCACATAACTTGGAAACAGAAGAGCGGATGAAGTGCTTATATTATTTGTATGCTAGCTTAGACCCAAATGCTGTTAA GGCACTGAATGAAATGTGGAAATGCCAGAACATGCTTAGGAGTCACGTGCGGGAGCTACTCGATTTGCACAAGCAACCCACT TCAGAAGCAAACAGTGCTGCTATGTTTGGAAAGCTGATGACCATAGCAA AAAATCTTCCTGATCCTGGGAAGGCACAAGACTTTGTGAAAAAGTTCAATCAGGTTCTTGGTGATGATGAGAAGCTTCGTTCTCAGCTTGAACTATTAATCAGTCCTACCTGCTCCTGTAAGCAAGCAGATGTCTGTGTG AGGGAGATTGCACGGAAACTTGCTAATCCTAAACAGCCAACCAATCCTTTCCTGGAGATGGTAAAATTCCTTTTGGAAAGAATTGCCCCTGTACACATTGACTCAGAAGCCATCAG TGCATTAGTAAAGCTGATGAATAAATCAATAGAAGGGACAGCTGATGATGAAGAGGAGGGTGTAAGCCCCGATACTGCTATTCGTTCAGGGCTTGAACTTCTCAAG GTTCTGTCTTTCACACATCCTACCTCGTTCCACTCTGCAGAGACGTATGAATCTCTCCTGCAGTGCCTCAGGATGGAAGATGATAAAGTAGCAGAGGCAGCCATTCAGATATTCAGAAACACTGGGCACAAAATAGAAACTGATCTGCCCCAGATAAGATC AACCCTTATTCCTATTTTGCATCAGAAAGCAAAGAGAGGAACACCTCACCAAGCAAAACAAGCTGTCCACTGTATACATGCCATATTTTCAAATAAAGAAGTCCAGCTTGCACAGATTTTTGAG cctCTAAGTAGAAGTTTGAATGCTGATGTTCCAGAGCAACTTATAACACCATTAGTTTCTTTGGGTCACATTTCCATGTTGGCACCAGACCAGTTTGCATCACCAATGAAATCCGTAGTTGCAAATTTCATTGTAAAAGATCTCCTGATGAATGACAGG TCTACAGGTGAGAAAAATGGGAAATTGTGGTCCCCGGATGAAGAGGTTTCTCCAGAAGTTCTAGCAAAG GTTCAAGCAATTAAACTTCTAGTACGTTGGCTTTTGGGTATGAAAAATAACCAATCAAAATCTGCAAATTCAACACTCCGGTTACTATCAGCTATGTTGGTCAGTGAAGGAGACTTGACAGAACAGAAGAGAATTAG CAAATCTGATATGTCGCGTCTACGTCTGGCTGCTGGCAGTGCCATAATGAAGCTTGCACAGGAGCCCTGTTATCACGAAATTATTACCCCAGAGCAATTCCAACTCTGTGCATTGGTCATTAAC GATGAATGTTACCAGGTGAGGCAGATATTTGCTCAGAAGCTGCATAAAGCACTGGTAAAATTACTGCTCCCATTGGAGTACATGGCAATATTTGCATTGTGTGCCAAAGACCCCGTAAAAGAAAGGAGAGCACATGCAAGACAGTGCTTACTTAAAAATATAAGTATACGGCGAGAGTACATTAAACAGAAccccatggccaatg AAAAGCTGCTATCCCTGCTGCCTGAATATGTGGTACCATACATGATTCACCTGCTGGCACATGATCCAGATTTTACAAAACCTCAAGATGTTGATCAGCTTCGTGATATCAAAGA GTGCCTTTGGTTCATGCTGGAAGTCTTAATGACAAAAAACGAAAACAACAGTCATGCCTTCATGAAAAAGATGACAGAAAGTATCAGACTTACGCGGGATGGACAGTCTCCAGATGAGCCAAAAGCCAATGAA aaactCTATACTGTATGTGATGTGGCCCTGTGTGTAATCAACAGCAAAAGTGCTTTATGTAATGCAGAGTCTCCAAAGGATCCTGTATTGCCAACCAAATTTTTTACACAACCTGAAAAG gattttTGCAATGAAAGGAATTATATTTCGGAAGAGATGAGAGTTCTTCTCTTAACCGGAaag CCCAAACCAACTGGTGTATTAGGTGCTGTAAATAAACCTTTATCTGCAACTGGAAGGAGACCATATATCCGAAGCGCAGGATCAGAAACTGGAAGCAATAATAGCGTAAACTCTGAACTAAGCTCTCCTGCAGGAAACAGATCAAG AGAGCAGAGCTCAGACATATCAGAAACTGGTGtcagtgaaaatgatgaaaatcCAGTGAGAATTATTTCTGTCACTCCAGCAAAAATAGAACCTGTAAAGAACAAG GAGATAAACTCTGATCAGGCAACGCAAGGAAATGTTAGCACTGAGCGTGGGAAGAAAAGAACTGCAACAGCCGCTGGAGCAGAAAATATTCATCAAAagtcagaagaaaaaaaaacagatgaGTCGGGCCAGCCTGCCCCTCCCAAACCAAGGAGAGGACGTCCTCCCAAGTCTGAATCTCAGGGCACCATGGCAAAAAATGCTGAAACAAGTAAACCGTCTGGTAGGGGGCGGAAAAGGGCAGCACCCAGCCAGGAAGGTCCAGGGAGTTTAGAGGCAAGCAATGCCAAAGCACCAAAACAGCAAGATGCACCGAAAAAAGCAGTACCAGCACAGAGACAGATTGATCTACAAAG